ATGCATGGCCTGAGTATACTCTTAGGATCTCACCAACTCGAATAGGcaaaaaaatcttgcaattctTTTAACTCCAAAAGACTCCCATCTTTTGCTACAAACTTCATAACAGATATGGTCAGAGATTCCAATTAAGAAGCATGGAATAATGGGAAATCGTTCAGTGAACCACACTGGTGTAACTAGTTGCACAACACTCATTCACGAGTTTCCTAATGAGGTAAATATATGACAAATATCGCTTCAAGCAAATTGAAAGCCATAAAAAAACCCCTGAACTGAGAGGAGAATGTGGAGATGGTCGTGATAGTAAAATGCAAATTTTCAGGTATGGGAAAAATTCTAGAGGGCTAGGAGCTACAATTAAACTGAAACTTTAAAACTCTTAGCATGCTCTTACCAGCCAATTCTTCAAAGATGATCTCCTAATCTTCCTAGTTTCCACTGCTTCTGGAAACAACGGGATCAAGTTGTCaacctcttccttcttcatgaAGCGCAAAAGATCCTCCTCTTCGATGAACCTAGTAAAAGCATAATGCAGGAATCAGAAGCAGATTCGAACAAAAGTCCATCTATAACACAATAAATAGTCGAACATCATGTCTTCTCACTTGCTCCTGCGCTTCGCCACATTCCTGAATATCTGATAAGCAGCAGCTTTGGCCTCCCATTCATTAGTGATCTCCCTATCTTGTTGCTTGGCCTCCTCATCATCACTTTGTTCGAGGCTCTCGGTAAGAGTCGACAGCCCTGACACACTAATGACGCTCATCAACCCTTTCATGGTCCAAGCAGAAACTTTATCTTGCTTTATCTTATGTAACTTCTCAACATCAATCACCTCCTCTTGCTTCTTAGCAGCCTCTTTATTGTATTTCCTGAAACTGAGCCTGCCACTACTTGTCGAGCTACCAACCTTTTCGGCCATCTCCATCAGTGGCGGGCCTGAAAGGGTCCTGACAATGTACTGGTGACAGAGCGACTCTTGGATGCGATCAAAGAACCTCGTGCATTGAAATGAAGAAGATAGTAACTTTATCAACAGTGTTTTGATCAGCCATATGGCAGCGCCAATAAGACAAGAAGCAAGAGCCCTCGTAACGTGATCCAGAATCTTTTTCGTGTGTCTTGATCGCTTGACTCCATGATTTATTAACAAGGCCCAAGCTAAGAGAACCAAACCTAACCAGATAAATGCCTGTACACCGTTTTTCAATCCATACACAAAGTACAGAACCTTCTGTTTGAGCAAAAATTCCCTCTCAATCAAGAAAACCACTATATTGATCAACCATTCAGTCACTAGcctaccacaaaaaatcaccaacaccaGCAGACACCATCTCCACAATCTCAATCCCCAAATATAAGTGTGTTGCAGCTTGTGAACAGTTAAACTAGCGATCAGAAGTCCCATAATGCACACAAACGCAACCCACTCAATCAAAATCACCTTATGAAACTTCTTACTAGACATTTGTTGGACCTTCAAGTTCGCAGTCTTGTAcacctcctcatcctcctcctctggAGCAGGGGACCCAATCAACGGCGTCCGAGGCGTGATCGGCACAGACTTCACATTGCCTTTATTGGCACCAGAACTCGCAGCATTATAAGGTGAGCCCACTTTAGGTGAATTCCTGTAGGGAGACTGAGAACTCTTCACTTGGGTTTTCTCTTCAACTAAACCAGCATCACCAGGATATGATGGCTCTGC
This genomic interval from Rhodamnia argentea isolate NSW1041297 chromosome 4, ASM2092103v1, whole genome shotgun sequence contains the following:
- the LOC115756355 gene encoding mechanosensitive ion channel protein 10-like, whose translation is METSKGVWGKNETDEVVVMISGSEYLSRGSSPRPNIELTELENLQSRVQNSNLISPSAQGLTQSSPSPTKPPKIPTRASLSRSSFSKPKSRLAEPSYPGDAGLVEEKTQVKSSQSPYRNSPKVGSPYNAASSGANKGNVKSVPITPRTPLIGSPAPEEEDEEVYKTANLKVQQMSSKKFHKVILIEWVAFVCIMGLLIASLTVHKLQHTYIWGLRLWRWCLLVLVIFCGRLVTEWLINIVVFLIEREFLLKQKVLYFVYGLKNGVQAFIWLGLVLLAWALLINHGVKRSRHTKKILDHVTRALASCLIGAAIWLIKTLLIKLLSSSFQCTRFFDRIQESLCHQYIVRTLSGPPLMEMAEKVGSSTSSGRLSFRKYNKEAAKKQEEVIDVEKLHKIKQDKVSAWTMKGLMSVISVSGLSTLTESLEQSDDEEAKQQDREITNEWEAKAAAYQIFRNVAKRRSKFIEEEDLLRFMKKEEVDNLIPLFPEAVETRKIRRSSLKNWLVNVYLERKSLALSLKDTKTAIEELNKLASAVVLIVIIIIWLLLMGFMTTNVIVFISSQLLLVVFVFGNMAKTVFEAIIFVFVMHPFDVGDRCVIDGVQMVVEEMNILTTIFLRYDGEKIFYPNSVLGTKPISNYYRSPEMSDSVEFTVDFSTSVEKIGDLKARIKTYLESKPKHWRPGHSVVVKEIEDVNKLKLGLYVTHTINFQNYGDKSSRRSELVLELKKVFEELGIRYHLLPQEVQVSYIGTAAANGRF